A single window of Salvia splendens isolate huo1 chromosome 6, SspV2, whole genome shotgun sequence DNA harbors:
- the LOC121808184 gene encoding ADP-ribosylation factor GTPase-activating protein AGD12-like codes for MSTSALGRPSSGKRRLKDLLGQSDNRVCADCEAPDPKWASSNIGVFLCLKCCGVHRSLGANISKVLSVALDDWDEEDIEAVIEVGGNASANSIYESYLPEGVTKPAPDAGHEERTQFIKSKYEQQAFLKPSLRIQSGSAAKNSSQVNSTREIVNSKQSSNSAEDSEYIGKMKVKVLRGSNLAVRDMLSSDPYIVLTLGKQKVQTSVVNSNLNPVWNEELLLSIPHDYSPVKLQVFDQDTFSADDIMGEADIDMQPMINSAMAFGDAKKFSDMQIGKWLKSYDNALIEDSPVNIVAGKVRQELWLRLQNVESGEVELELEWLPL; via the exons ATGAGTACATCTGCTCTGGGGAGACCATCTTCAG GCAAAAGAAGATTGAAAGATCTCTTAGGTCAAAGTGATAATCGTGTATGTGCAGATTGCGAGGCTCCTGACCCAAAATGGGC ATCATCAAATATTGGAGTGTTTCTATGCTTAAAATGTTGTGGTGTTCACAGAAGCCTTGGTGCGAATATTTCAAAG GTTTTGTCTGTGGCATTAGATGATTGGGACGAGGAAGACATTGAAGCCGTGATTGAGGTTGGTGGGAATGCATCAGCGAATTCGATTTATGAATCTTACCTCCCCGAAGGGGTGACAAAGCCAGCACCCGATGCTGGCCACGAAGAACGCACACAGTTTATCAA GTCTAAATATGAGCAACAAGCATTCTTGAAGCCTAGTCTGCGTATTCAATCTGGCTCCGCTGCAAAGAATTCTTCACAAGTGAATTCAACCCGAGAGATTGTCAACAGCAAACAAAGTTCGAATTCAGCAGAAGACTCA GAATATATTGGAAAGATGAAGGTTAAAGTACTCAGAGGCTCGAACTTGGCTGTTCGGGACATGCTATCTAGCGATCCATATATTGTGTTGACTCTCGGGAAGCAG AAAGTGCAAACGAGTGTGGTGAATAGCAATTTGAATCCGGTGTGGAATGAGGAGCTTCTGCTTTCCATCCCACACGATTACAGCCCAGTAAAACTG CAAGTTTTTGACCAGGACACATTCTCTGCTGACGACATAATGGGAGAGGCGGACATAGACATGCAGCCGATGATAAACTCAGCAATGGCATTCGGAGACGCTAAGAAGTTCTCGGACATGCAGATCGGGAAGTGGCTGAAGTCATACGACAACGCGCTGATAGAGGATAGCCCAGTGAATATTGTAGCTGGGAAGGTGAGGCAGGAACTATGGCTGAGGCTCCAGAATGTAGAATCTGGTGAAGTAGAACTTGAACTAGAGTGGCTTCCTCTTTGA
- the LOC121808185 gene encoding trigger factor-like, which produces MNINMNVGGNGERSAPYAPRNTTSFLIRAKKSGGIAPVVSPFPVTPSVLPTPILSPSTEVLGNMAKEEWGVDGYGSMKGLIRLRSLGHEDGEEDEGDSSESDVEEHVEVERRLDHDLSRFEMIYNPNSGNAGGIEYHNILENRVDDQDTHIAQLEEENLNLKERLFLMEGELGDMRRRLLLLERRGGRVDEEVVENESGNEGESNTHSTGENDEQDRSEPEVGEGVEGDVGGGFETVQQIREEESSQSGDERIKMTDVSNVNDSIVEDKSAAEVEAVESVDDESCKLVEADTRMLE; this is translated from the coding sequence ATGAATATAAATATGAATGTAGGTGGTAATGGTGAGAGGTCTGCCCCATATGCACCTAGGAATACCACTTCCTTTCTGATTAGAGCGAAGAAAAGTGGGGGGATAGCGCCGGTGGTTTCTCCATTTCCAGTGACCCCCTCTGTGTTGCCGACCCCAATCTTGTCCCCTTCCACTGAGGTGTTGGGGAACATGGCTAAGGAAGAGTGGGGAGTGGATGGTTATGGCTCGATGAAGGGGTTGATCAGGCTGAGATCGCTCGGGCATGAAGATGGGGAGGAAGATGAGGGGGACTCAAGTGAGAGCGACGTGGAGGAGCATGTCGAGGTTGAGAGGAGATTGGATCATGATTTGAGTAGGTTTGAGATGATCTACAATCCAAATAGTGGCAATGCTGGTGGGATAGAGTATCACAATATATTGGAAAATCGGGTTGATGATCAGGATACTCATATTGCACAATTGGAGGAAGAGAACTTGAATCTCAAGGAGAGGCTGTTCTTGATGGAGGGGGAGCTGGGGGATATGAGGCGGAGGTTGTTGTTGCTAGAAAGGCGAGGAGGCCGAGTAGATGAGGAGGTTGTTGAGAATGAGTCTGGAAATGAGGGAGAGAGCAATACGCACTCAACGGGGGAGAATGATGAACAAGATAGGTCTGAGCCTGAGGTTGGGGAAGGTGTCGAAGGTGACGTTGGTGGTGGATTTGAAACAGTACAGCAAATTAGAGAGGAAGAGAGTTCACAAAGTGGAGATGAAAGGATTAAGATGACAGATGTGAGTAATGTCAATGATTCTATTGTAGAAGATAAATCTGCTGCAGAGGTTGAGGCAGTAGAAAGTGTTGATGATGAATCTTGCAAACTCGTTGAAGCTGATACTCGTATGTTAGAGTGA
- the LOC121808216 gene encoding uncharacterized protein LOC121808216 produces MMQQNLVQYGVVACFTFAAVISYSAGRDLRPSDHGLAYQRDNSSPAHRDGNKQNMLSFFGSSMPRPEVQTVGGGGDGGGGRDAWPSMPRSRDRRRDRVRLGLLAAAAICGFAGVALLVVSGLVYHLRRRREKAGAERLSLNLEVHEKELVAQP; encoded by the coding sequence ATGATGCAGCAAAATTTAGTCCAATACGGCGTCGTCGCCTGCTTCACGTTCGCCGCCGTCATCAGCTACTCCGCCGGGCGGGACCTCCGGCCATCTGATCACGGCCTAGCTTATCAGAGAGACAATTCATCTCCGGCTCATCGAGACGGCAACAAACAAAATATGCTTTCGTTCTTCGGCTCGTCGATGCCGCGGCCTGAGGTACAAACAgtaggcggcggcggcgacggtggcggAGGCAGAGACGCGTGGCCGAGCATGCCTAGATCACGCGATCGTCGTAGAGATCGCGTGAGGTTGGGGTTGCTGGCTGCGGCGGCGATTTGTGGCTTCGCCGGTGTGGCGTTGCTGGTTGTTTCCGGTCTGGTCTACCACCTCCGCCGCCGTAGAGAGAAGGCCGGAGCTGAGAGATTGTCGTTGAATTTGGAGGTTCATGAAAAGGAATTAGTAGCTCAACCTTAA
- the LOC121808167 gene encoding obg-like ATPase 1: MPPKAAKSKEAPAERPILGRFSSHLKIGIVGLPNVGKSTLFNTLTKLSIPAENFPFCTIEPNEARVNIPDERFDWLCQLFKPKSEVSAFLEIHDIAGLVRGAHEGQGLGNNFLSHIRAVDGIFHVLRAFEDPDIIHVDDLVDPVRDLETISAELRLKDIEFMERRIEDLEKSMKRSNDKQLKIELELCLRIKASLDEGKDVRLVDWKAVEVEILNTFQLLTAKPVVYLVNMSEKDYQRKKNKFLPKIHAWVQEHGGETMIPFSCALERNLADLSPDEAAKYCEENKVQSALPKIIKTGFAAINLIYFFTAGPDEVKCWQIRRQTKAPQAAGAIHTDFERGFICAEVMKFEDLKELGSESAVKASGKYRQEGKTYVVQDGDIIFFKFNVSGGGKK, from the exons ATGCCTCCGAAAGCAGCTAAATCAAAGGAAGCCCCAGCTGAGAGGCCGATTCTAGGACGTTTTTCTTCTCACCTGAAGATTGGAATC GTCGGGTTGCCAAATGTAGGGAAATCGACTCTATTCAATACCCTTACCAAGCTGTCTATACCAGCTGAAAACTTTCCTTTCTGTACCATTGAACCCAATGAGGCTCGAGTTAACATTCCGGACGAGAGATTTGACTGGCTATGCCAACTCTTCAAGCCCAAGAGCGAG GTATCAGCTTTCCTAGAAATTCATGATATCGCTGGACTTGTTCGTGGTGCTCATGAAGGACAAGGACTGGGGAACAACTTCTTATCGCATATACGTGCTGTTGATGGAATTTTTCATGTATTAC GTGCATTCGAGGATCCTGATATTATCCATGTTGATGACTTAGTGGATCCTGTAAGGGATCTAGAGACAATATCTGCCGAATTACGTCTGAAG GATATTGAATTCATGGAGAGGAGAATTGAAGATCTTGAGAAGAGCATGAAGAGGAGCAATGACAAGCAGCTGAAAATTGAGCTTGAGTTGTGCCTGCGG ATCAAGGCAAGTTTGGATGAGGGAAAAGATGTCCGCCTGGTGGACTGGAAAGCTGTTGAAGTTGAGATACTGAATACTTTTCAGTTGCTCACTGCAAAGCCTGTTGTTTACTTG GTGAACATGAGTGAGAAAGACTATCAAAGGAAAAAGAACAAGTTTCTCCCAAAGATTCATGCTTG GGTGCAAGAGCATGGTGGTGAAACCATGATCCCTTTCAGCTGTGCTCTTGAGAGGAATCTTGCTGATCTATCCCCTGATGAAGCTGCTAAATATTGTGAGGAGAACAAGGTTCAAAG TGCTCTTCCAAAGATCATAAAGACTGGATTCGCAGCCATTAATCTTATTTACTTTTTCACTGCCGGACCAGATGag GTAAAGTGCTGGCAAATCCGTCGTCAGACTAAAGCTCCTCAAGCTGCAGGAGCAATTCATACTGATTTTGAGCGAGGTTTCATATGTGCTGAG GTTATGAAATTTGAAGATCTTAAGGAACTTGGAAGTGAATCAGCAGTGAAG GCTTCTGGGAAGTACCGGCAGGAAGGGAAGACGTATGTTGTCCAGGACGGGGacattatttttttcaagttCAATGTCTCCGGTGGTGGGAAGAAGTGA
- the LOC121808132 gene encoding WPP domain-associated protein-like gives MEGGEVVVNGGTSNGYVCGVACGNGLGQVCNGNGLKQVYSDNVSGGTSVSEDMNGNLAEVVLEDWENYWEDVSDRLMISRMVSDSVIKGMVTAVEQDCAKQIAAKELELAILKERLQSLEVGPDECEDVRLPIAQKEYHTGKSCSTRACKTHEDMRGELNALRNLAREQFKKVKKEIHCAATGSNSVKKTSSGSELVGLGGILHEKHSESWDDVNKTLQCLNTTFDSVCKKVDDILICPNISFCESQQGDKFLTKVENVVTQTMFRSPREEFEEKLEKDYKLCGIQDMNWLEKFNDVASLGTKLEAIQKSLSMPESELVSHGSNDLDNFHPKAFGNHVTRPTSLYGENGTVDEPNVHVAESYDFQQLKHMSKEELVTYFSNIITKIKRDNESDLHQLTDKYYILKREYLKMKGSFVAHMKYEEFDALRKKIVQVSSKLENFLSENERFPALTNSLQSWENVKHKLGSLLSENNHLRNCLSDKENEVKCLKEQVSSAASEILQHSLAEQNFLKLVESLQSTLEESCIKASLSEEIYKSVLREQIAQTRFSSEDLEMELLITQEISDIILKEAAISAETANEYGFEDSDIESLIMQGYASFIFTEIIRDVVQQLDNLHQKAVINEEKVTCLERKSFEKENELRLEVEEKDKLKQEIRDLSFAMKHKERLAMALSVSLSKEREQFELASKDLIALREHASREQTLVTEHLQKIEVCKLEMNKLDQKLAQTEAVLTEVDRERSTAFTLIRELNDKLSLSEAREQTIKKEMEMAASRFSKLFAEFEWAVSGAIKSTSSRLEDASSHLKAITGMANELRRSELMYKQKLERGNTDLKMAESEVDLLGDEVDALLRLLEKIYIALDHYSPVLKHYPGVIEILELVKRELSGESTILS, from the exons ATGGAAGGTGGAGAGGTTGTGGTGAATGGTGGGACTTCGAATGGCTATGTATGTGGTGTTGCATGTGGAAATGGGTTGGGACAAGTGTGTAACGGGAATGGGCTGAAGCAGGTGTATAGCGACAATGTGTCGGGAGGAACCAGTGTTTCGGAAGACATGAATGGAAATTTAGCTGAGGTGGTGTTGGAGGATTGGGAGAATTATTGGGAAGATGTTAGTGACCGGTTAATGATTTCGCGGATGGTTAGTGATTCTGTTATCAAGGGAATGGTGACTGCTGTGGAGCAAGATTGTGCGAAACAAATTGCTGCAAAGGAACTTGAATTGGCCATTTTGAAGGAGAGATTGCAGTCCCTTGAGGTGGGTCCAGATGAGTGTGAGGATGTAAGGTTGCCTATTGCTCAGAAAGAATATCATACTGGGAAATCTTGTTCAACCAGGGCCTGCAAGACACATGAAGATATGAGGGGTGAATTGAATGCCTTAAGGAATCTGGCGAGAGAGCAGTTCAAGAAGGTTAAAAAGGAGATTCACTGTGCTGCTACAGGATCTAATTCGGTCAAGAAGACCAGTTCGGGATCTGAGTTGGTGGGTTTGGGTGGAATATTGCACGAGAAGCATTCAGAAAGCTGGGATGATGTGAATAAGACACTGCAATGCCTAAATACAACGTTTGATAGTGTATGCAAAAAGGTGGATGATATATTGATCTGCCCCAATATCTCATTTTGTGAATCTCAGCAAGGCGATAAGTTCTTGACAAAAGTTGAGAATGTAGTTACACAAACAATGTTTAGGAGTCCTCGAGAGGAGTTTGAAGAGAAATTGGAAAAAGATTATAAACTTTGTGGAATACAAGAcatgaattggctcgaaaagTTCAATGACGTAGCTTCTTTAGGAACcaagttagaagcaattcagAAGTCGCTCTCCATGCCTGAATCAGAGCTAGTTTCTCATGGATCTAATGATTTGGACAATTTTCACCCTAAGGCTTTCGGCAATCATGTGACTCGGCCAACCTCACTTTATGGAGAAAATGGGACAGTGGATGAACCAAACGTCCATGTAGCAGAGAGTTATGATTTTCAGCAGCTGAAACACATGTCTAAGGAAGAATTGGTGACTTATTTTTCCAATATTATTACTAAAATTAAGAGAGACAACGAGTCAGATCTACATCAGTTGACTGATAAATATTACATTCTGAAACGGGAATACCTAAAAATGAAGGGGTCTTTCGTGGCACACATGAAATATGAAGAATTTGATGCGCTAAGGAAAAAGATTGTTCAAGTTAGTTCCAAATTGGAGAACTTCCTCTCAGAAAATGAAAGATTCCCTGCATTAACCAACAGTCTTCAAAGTTGGGAAAATGTGAAGCATAAACTAGGGAGTCTTCTGTCTGAAAATAATCACTTGAGAAATTGTCTCAGTGACAAGGAAAACGAGGTGAAGTGTCTAAAAGAGCAAGTATCAAGTGCTGCTTCAGAAATCTTGCAGCATTCTTTAGCTGAGCAAAACTTTCTAAAGCTTGTGGAAAGCCTCCAATCCACTTTAGAAGAATCATGTATAAAAGCTTCACTCAGTGAAGAAATATATAAATCTGTTCTCAGGGAGCAGATTGCACAGACCAGATTCAGTTCTGAAGACTTGGAGATGGAGTTGCTGATAACTCAAGAAATTTCTGATATCATTCTCAAGGAAGCTGCTATTTCTGCCGAAACTGCAAACGAATATGGATTTGAAGATTCAGATATTGAGTCATTGATAATGCAAGGGTATGCCTCATTCATATTCACAGAGATTATCAGGGATGTAGTGCAGCAGCTGGACAACTTGCACCAGAAAGCTGTTATCAATGAAGAAAAAGTAACTTGTTTGGAAAGAAAATCTTTTGAAAAGGAAAATGAGTTAAGGCTGGAGGTTGAGGAGAAGGATAAATTAAAGCAGGAGATACGGGATCTGAGCTTTGCAATGAAACATAAAGAGAGGTTAGCAATGGCTTTGTCTGTTTCATTGTCAAAAGAGAGAGAGCAGTTTGAGCTAGCTTCTAAAGACCTTATTGCTTTAAGAGAACATGCTAGTCGGGAACAGACATTGGTTACTGAACATCTACAGAAGATTGAAGTATGTAAATTGGAAATGAATAAGCTTGACCAAAAGCTTGCTCAAACAGAAGCAGTGTTAACTGAAGTTGACAGGGAGAGAAGCACAGCATTTACTCTTATCCGAGAATTGAATGATAAGTTATCATTAAGTGAAGCTAGAGAGCAGacaataaaaaaggaaatggaaaTGGCTGCCAGTAGATTCTCAAAACTCTTTGCTGAATTTGAGTGGGCAGTGTCAGGGGCAATAAAAAGCACTAGCTCAAG GCTCGAAGATGCCAGTTCTCACTTGAAAGCTATTACTGGGATGGCTAATGAGCTTAGAAGATCAGAGCTGATGTACAAACAGAAGCTGGAGAGGGGAAATACTGATCTCAAAATGGCCGAGTCTGAG GTTGATCTCTTGGGGGATGAGGTTGATGCTTTGTTGAGATTACTTGAAAAAATCTATATTGCCCTCGATCATTACTCTCCAGTTTTAAAACATTACCCTGGG GTCATTGAGATCCTTGAGCTGGTCAAGAGAGAATTAAGTGGAGAATCTACTATACTGTCGTGA
- the LOC121808171 gene encoding ferredoxin--NADP reductase, root isozyme, chloroplastic-like codes for MAHSALSQVPVAVSVNNDVSLRKSVFKSTRATFHEKTRTSSLSLNFRVAGSQSRDRSVICMSVQQASKPKVAVLPLSLEDAKEPPMHLFKNKEPYTGTIVSVERLVGQNAPGETCHIVIDHGGKVPYWEGQSYGIIPPGENPKKPGNPHNVRLYSIASTRYGDSFDGKTASLCVRRAVYYDPETGKEDPSKNGVCSNFLCDSKPGDKVQITGPSGKIMLLPEDNPNATHIMIATGTGVAPYRGYLRRMFMENVPTFKFGGLAWLFLGVANTDSLLYDDEFSKYLEDYPDNFRFDRALSREQKNRNGGKMYVQDKIEEYSDEVFKLLDNGAHIYFCGLKGMMPGIQETLKKVAEQRGENWEEKLSQLKKNKQWHVEVY; via the exons ATGGCTCATTCTGCTCTCTCTCAG GTCCCAGTCGCGGTCTCCGTTAATAACGATGTTTCTCTCCGTAAATCCGTTTTCAAG AGCACTCGTGCCACTTTTCATGAAAAAACAAGGACCTCTAGTCTATCTCTGAACTTCAGAGTCGCAGGCTCTCAATCCAGGGATCGGTCTGTTATTTGCATGTCTGTGCAACAAGCTAGCAAGCCTAAGGTGGCCGTTTTGCCCTTGAGCTTGGAAGATGCAAAAGAGCCGCCTATGCACTTGTTCAAGAACAAAGAACCGTACACTGGGACCATTGTGTCCGTTGAAAGGCTCGTTGGCCAGAATGCTCCTGGAGAGACGTGTCACATTGTCATCGACCATGGTGGCAAAGTTCCCTACTGGGAAGGACAGAGTTACGGGATCATCCCTCCT GGTGAGAATCCTAAAAAGCCTGGTAATCCACACAATGTACGGCTGTATTCCATAGCATCCACCAGATATGGTGACTCCTTTGATGGCAAGACAGCGAGTTTGTGCGTTCGACGTGCAGTCTATTATGATCCTGAGACTGGGAAGGAAGATCCCTCGAAGAATGGAGTGTGCAGCAACTTTTTGTGTGATTCAAAGCCTGGTGACAAGGTTCAGATCACGG GTCCTTCCGGTAAGATAATGCTCCTCCCTGAAGACAACCCAAACGCCACCCACATCATGATTGCCACTGGAACTGGCGTTGCGCCTTACAGGGGCTACCTCCGACGCATGTTCATGGAGAATGTCCCCACATTCAAGTTCGGAGGGTTAGCTTGGCTCTTCCTAGGAGTGGCCAACACCGACAGCCTTCTATACGACGATGAGTTCTCCAAGTATCTCGAGGACTACCCCGACAACTTCAGATTTGACCGTGCCCTCAGCAGAGAACAGAAGAACAGAAACGGGGGGAAGATGTACGTCCAGGACAAGATCGAGGAGTACAGCGATGAGGTCTTCAAACTGTTGGACAACGGGGCACACATCTATTTCTGCGGGCTGAaagggatgatgccggggatacAGGAGACGTTGAAGAAGGTGGCAGAGCAACGGGGTGAGAACTGGGAGGAGAAGCTCTCACAGCTCAAGAAGAACAAGCAATGGCATGTTGAAGTGTATTGA